The genomic region TGCACGAACAGCACGTCGGCGTCGCTGCCGTAGGACAGCTCGAAGCCGCCGTAGCGGCCCATCGCGACGATCGCCATCCGGGTCGGGGCCTCCTCCAGCCCGCGCTGGCGTCGTACGGCGGCCTCCACCACCCGCAGCGTCGACTCGAGCGTGGCGTCGGTGAGCCGGGTCAGCCCGTCGCCGACGTCGGCGACGTCGGTCAGCCCGAGCACGTCTCCGGAGGCGATGCGCACCAGCTCGCGGCGCCGGATCGCGCGGATGCGGCGCACCGCTTCCTCGGGGTCCTCCTGACGGCGCGCGGTCGCGACCATCTCGGCGGTCAGCGCCTCGGCGCCCGAGGGCACCAGGTCGCCGGCCAGCATCCGCACCCCCTCCGGCTCGCGCTCGAGCAGGGCGGTGACGTAGCGGGAGGTGGCCAGCAGCCGCGCCAGGCGCTGGGCGACCTGGCCCTCGTCGCGCAGCGTGGCGAGGTACCACGGCGTCGAGCCCAACGACTCGCTGATCCGGCGGAAGCCGAACAGCCCCGCGTCGGGGTCGGCGCCCTCGGCGAACCAGTCGAGCATCGCGGGCAGCAGCGTGCGCTGGATGTTGGCGCGGCGCGAGACCCCGCTGGTGAGCGCCTCGAGGTGGCGCAGCGCGGCGCGGGCGTCGATGTAGCCGAGGGCGCGCAGCCGCTTCTCCGCGGCCTCGGGCGAGAGCCGGACCTCATGGCCCGGGATGGACGCCACCGCCGAGAGCAACGGGCGGTAGAAGAGCTTCTCGTGCAGCCGCCGGACCTCGCGGCGGTGGTGCTCGAAGACTCGGGCGAAGCTCGCCGCGGGGTTCTTCATGAAGCCCAGGCTGCGACCCAGGCAGCGCAGCGCCTCCTCGTCGTCGGGCAGCACGTGGGTGCGCTGGAGGCGGCGCAGCTGGATGCGGTGCTCCAGGGCGCGCAGGAAGGCGTAGGCCTCGTGCATCGCCTCGCCGTCCTCGCGCCCGACGTACCCGCCGCGGGTGAGCTCGGCGAGCGCGCTCAGGGTCGTGGGCACCCGGATCCGCTCGTCGGCGCGCCCGTGCACCAGCTGCAGCAGCTGCACCGCGAATTCCACGTCGCGCAGGCCCCCGGAGCCCAGCTTGATCTGGCGCTCGGCCTCCTTGGCCGGGATGTGGTCGATGACCCGGCGCCGCATCGCCTGGGTGTCCTCGACGAAGTGGTCGCGCTCGGCGGCGCTCCACACCATCGGCGCGACCATCTCGACGTACGCCGCGCCGAGGTCGAGGTCGCCGGCGACCGGGCGGGCCTTGAGCAGGGCCTGGAACTCCCAGGTCTTGGCCCACCGCTCGTAGTAGCCGCGGTGGCTGGCCAGGGTGCGCACCAGCGGCCCGGCCTTGCCCTCGGGGCGCAGCGCGGCGTCGACGGGCCAGATGGTGCCCTCGCCGGTGTGGTCGGAGCAGATCCGGATCAGGTTGCTCGCCAGCTGGGTCGCGGCGCGCAGGGCAGCCGCGTCGGGGGCGCCCTCGACCGGCTCGTGGACGAAGATCACGTCGACGTCGGAGACGTAGTTGAGCTCGTGGCCGCCGCACTTGCCCATCGCGACGACCGCCAGGCGCACCAGGTCAGCCGGCTCCCCCACCCGCTGGCGGGCGATGGCGAGCGCGGCCTCGAGGGTGCCGGCGGCGAGGTCGGAGAGCTCCGCGGCGACGTCGTCGACCCCGACGCCGTGGGCCAGGTCGCGGGCGACCAGGCGCAGCAGCAGCCGGCGGTACTCCACCCGCAGCGCGTCCACCGCCTCCGCGTCGGGCACGCCGGCCACCGGGGAGTCGGCGTGCGGGTCGGCGCCGACGACGCGCAGCAGGCTCTCGCGCAGTGCGTACGCCGGGGGGCGGGTCGATCCCAGCAGCGGGTCGGTGAGCTCGTGCCAGTGTTCGGGGTGGTGCACCAGGTGGTCGCCGAGGGCGGGGCTGGCGCCCAGCACGGCGAGCATGCGCATCGCGGTGCCCTCGTCGTCGGCGAGGGCGTCGAGCAGCGTGGCGGCGTCCGGCGCCGCCTCGACCAGGCGGGTCAGCCCCGCGAGCGCCTCGTCGGGGTCGGCGGCCAGGCCGAACACCGAGAGCAGTGGGTCGGCCGCCTCGCCCAGGGCACGCAGACGCTCCAGCGCCACCTCGGTGTCGACGAACCCGAGCCGCAGCAGCGCGATCCTGCCGGTGGTCGGGCGGATCACGGGGTCACCGTCCCGGGCAGCAGCGCGAGCGCGAGCAGCGCCAGACCGCCGAGCGGCATCACGAACGCCACCCCCAGGCCCAGCAGCGGCACCGCGAGCACGATCAGCGCCACCCCGAGCAGCACGCAGGCGACCCGCGTCGCCCGGTCGCGGCCCTCGAGCCGGCGCAGCCCGAGCACGCACAACCCGAGGAGCACCAGCCCGACCAGCGCCCGGGCGAGCACGAGCGGGAGCCGGTCCTCGACCTCACGCCCGTCGGCGAGCACCTCCGCCAGCGCGCCCAGCGTCACCAGCGCCGACGGGAGGAACGCCGCCCACAGGGCGACGTGCAGCGCCCGGGCGCGGCGCGGTGAGTAGAGCACCGCGGCCGTCCCGTCGCTGTCCACGTGAAGTCCGTGCCCCCTGCTTCGACCCGTCGCGCTCTCAGAGCACCGGCAGCATCTGGTCGCGCTCGAAGGCGGAGACCTGGCCGCGGTACTGGTCCCACTCCGCGCGCTTGTTGCGCAGGAAGTAGTCGAAGACGTGCTCGCCCAGGGTCTCGGCCAGCAGCTCGGAGTCCTCCGCGACGTTGATCGCCTCGGACAGGCTGCGCGGCAGCGGCTGGATGCCGAGCGCCTTGCGCTCGCGCCCGCTGAGCGCCCACACGTCGTCCTCGGCCTCGCGGGGCAGCTCGTAGCCGCCCTCGATCCCCTTCATGCCGGCGGCCAGGGTGACCGCGAAGGCGAGGTAGGGGTTGCAGGCGGCGTCGACGGTGCGCAGCTCGACGCGGGTGGACTGGCCCTTCTCGGGCTTGTACATCGGCACCCGGATCATCGCCGAGCGGTTGTTGTGGCCCCAGCAGATGTAGGAGGGGGCCTCGCCGCCGGTCATCATCCGCTTGTAGCTGTTGACCCACTGGTTGGTGACCACGCTGATCTCGCTCGCGTGGCGCAGCACACCGGCGATGAACTGACGCCCGGTCTGGGAGAGCTGATATTGCGCGCCGGCCTCGTAGAAGGCGTTCTGGTCGCCCTCGAACAGCGAGACGTGGGTGTGCATGCCCGACCCGGGGTGGGTGGTGAACGGCTTGGGCATGAACGAGGCCCAGATGCCCTGGTTGAGCGCCACCTCACGGATGACGGTGCGGAAGGTCATGATGTTGTCGGCGGTGCTCAGCGCGTCGGCGTAGCGCAGGTCGATCTCCTGCTGGCCGGGGCCGGCCTCGTGGTGGCTGAACTCCACCGAGATGCCCATCGACTCGAGCATGTGGATCGCCTCGCGGCGGAAGTCCGCACCCATCGACTGCGCGGTGTGGTCGAAGTAGCCGCTGCGGTCGACCGGCTCGGGCTCGGCGCCCGGCACCGGGGTGTCCTTGAAGAGGTAGAACTCGATCTCGGGGTGGGTGTAGAAGGTGAAGCCCTTGTCGGCCGCCTTGCTCAGGGTGCGCTT from Nocardioides sp. dk884 harbors:
- a CDS encoding bifunctional [glutamine synthetase] adenylyltransferase/[glutamine synthetase]-adenylyl-L-tyrosine phosphorylase; the encoded protein is MIRPTTGRIALLRLGFVDTEVALERLRALGEAADPLLSVFGLAADPDEALAGLTRLVEAAPDAATLLDALADDEGTAMRMLAVLGASPALGDHLVHHPEHWHELTDPLLGSTRPPAYALRESLLRVVGADPHADSPVAGVPDAEAVDALRVEYRRLLLRLVARDLAHGVGVDDVAAELSDLAAGTLEAALAIARQRVGEPADLVRLAVVAMGKCGGHELNYVSDVDVIFVHEPVEGAPDAAALRAATQLASNLIRICSDHTGEGTIWPVDAALRPEGKAGPLVRTLASHRGYYERWAKTWEFQALLKARPVAGDLDLGAAYVEMVAPMVWSAAERDHFVEDTQAMRRRVIDHIPAKEAERQIKLGSGGLRDVEFAVQLLQLVHGRADERIRVPTTLSALAELTRGGYVGREDGEAMHEAYAFLRALEHRIQLRRLQRTHVLPDDEEALRCLGRSLGFMKNPAASFARVFEHHRREVRRLHEKLFYRPLLSAVASIPGHEVRLSPEAAEKRLRALGYIDARAALRHLEALTSGVSRRANIQRTLLPAMLDWFAEGADPDAGLFGFRRISESLGSTPWYLATLRDEGQVAQRLARLLATSRYVTALLEREPEGVRMLAGDLVPSGAEALTAEMVATARRQEDPEEAVRRIRAIRRRELVRIASGDVLGLTDVADVGDGLTRLTDATLESTLRVVEAAVRRQRGLEEAPTRMAIVAMGRYGGFELSYGSDADVLFVHEPVPGADPQQASSYAQAVANELRRLLGAPGSDPALEVDADLRPEGRQGALVRTLDSYAAYYARWSKVWEAQALLRADAVVGDPDVRRRFTELIDPLRFPEAGISADDVLEVRRIKARVDRERLPRGADPQTHLKLGPGGLTDIEWTVQLIQMRFAGQVPGLRTPRTLSALSAALEAGLIEAGDAEVLEHAWRRVSRTRNAATLVRGKPSDQLPRDTRERVGVANILGYGPGESEEMVNDHLRCTRKARAVVDRVFWED
- a CDS encoding glutamine synthetase family protein; translation: MGKQEDFVLRALEERDVRFVRLWFTDVLGFLKSVAVAPAELEGAFSEGIGFDGSAIEGFARVHEADMLAKPDPTTFQILPWRGDSPSTARMFCDIEMPDGSPSYADPRHVLKRTLSKAADKGFTFYTHPEIEFYLFKDTPVPGAEPEPVDRSGYFDHTAQSMGADFRREAIHMLESMGISVEFSHHEAGPGQQEIDLRYADALSTADNIMTFRTVIREVALNQGIWASFMPKPFTTHPGSGMHTHVSLFEGDQNAFYEAGAQYQLSQTGRQFIAGVLRHASEISVVTNQWVNSYKRMMTGGEAPSYICWGHNNRSAMIRVPMYKPEKGQSTRVELRTVDAACNPYLAFAVTLAAGMKGIEGGYELPREAEDDVWALSGRERKALGIQPLPRSLSEAINVAEDSELLAETLGEHVFDYFLRNKRAEWDQYRGQVSAFERDQMLPVL